One genomic window of Staphylococcus hsinchuensis includes the following:
- the betA gene encoding choline dehydrogenase, giving the protein MKKSYDYIIIGGGSAGSVLGGRISEDASNSVLVLEAGRSDHPWDLLIQMPAALMYPAGSKLYDWIYETNEEPHMDGRKVGHARGKVLGGSSSINGMIYQRGNPMDYEKWAKPEGMDKWDFAHCLPYFKRLETTFGAEKDDKMRGHHGPIKLRRGPATNPLFQAFFDAGVEAGYNKTPDVNGFRQEGFGPFDSQVHNGRRVSASRAYLHPAMKRKNLDVQTRAFVTKLNFDESGKKVTGVTFKKNGREHTVTAKEVILSGGAINSPQLLQLSGIGDSEHLRSVGIEPRLHLPGVGENFEDHLEVYVQHKCKQPVSLQPSLNLFKMPFIGLQWIFARKGAAASNHFEGGGFVRSNDEVDYPNLMFHFLPIAVRYDGTKAPTAHGYQVHVGPMYSNSRGHLKIKSKDPFEKPDFVFNYLSTKEDEREWVEAIRVARNILSQKALDPFNGGEISPGPEVQTDEEILEWVKRDGETALHPSCSCRMGPKSDEMSVVDPNTFKVHGMENLRVVDASVMPRTTNGNIHSPVLMLAERAADVIRGKKPLEPEYVDFYRHGVHDKDAGTMK; this is encoded by the coding sequence ATGAAGAAATCATATGATTATATCATTATTGGTGGAGGTAGTGCAGGTTCTGTCTTAGGTGGCAGAATCAGTGAAGATGCATCAAACAGTGTACTTGTTTTAGAAGCAGGACGCAGTGACCATCCATGGGACTTATTAATACAAATGCCAGCAGCGTTGATGTATCCAGCAGGTAGTAAATTATACGATTGGATTTACGAAACGAACGAAGAACCTCATATGGATGGCCGTAAAGTAGGTCATGCACGTGGTAAAGTGCTAGGTGGATCAAGCTCAATTAACGGTATGATTTACCAAAGAGGTAACCCAATGGACTATGAAAAATGGGCGAAACCTGAAGGGATGGATAAATGGGATTTCGCACATTGCTTACCATATTTCAAACGTTTAGAAACAACATTTGGTGCTGAGAAAGATGATAAAATGCGTGGTCATCATGGTCCAATCAAGTTAAGACGTGGACCAGCAACGAACCCATTATTCCAAGCATTCTTCGACGCAGGTGTTGAAGCAGGTTATAACAAAACTCCAGACGTAAATGGTTTCCGTCAAGAAGGCTTTGGACCATTCGATAGTCAAGTACACAATGGTCGTCGTGTTTCAGCATCAAGAGCTTACTTACATCCAGCGATGAAGCGTAAAAACTTAGACGTACAAACACGTGCATTCGTTACGAAATTAAACTTCGATGAATCAGGTAAGAAAGTAACTGGAGTTACATTTAAGAAGAATGGTAGAGAACATACTGTAACTGCTAAAGAAGTTATTTTATCAGGTGGTGCGATTAACTCACCACAATTATTACAACTATCTGGTATCGGTGATTCTGAACATTTACGTTCTGTAGGCATCGAACCACGTTTACACTTACCAGGTGTAGGTGAAAACTTTGAAGACCATTTAGAAGTTTATGTACAACATAAATGTAAACAGCCTGTTTCTTTACAACCAAGCTTAAATTTATTCAAAATGCCATTTATCGGATTACAATGGATCTTTGCGCGTAAAGGTGCAGCTGCATCTAACCACTTTGAAGGTGGCGGTTTCGTACGTTCAAACGATGAAGTTGATTATCCTAACCTTATGTTCCACTTCTTACCAATCGCAGTAAGATATGATGGTACGAAAGCACCAACAGCACACGGTTACCAAGTGCACGTTGGTCCAATGTACTCAAATTCTCGTGGACACTTAAAGATTAAATCTAAAGATCCATTCGAAAAACCAGATTTCGTGTTTAACTACTTATCAACTAAAGAAGACGAACGCGAATGGGTAGAAGCAATTAGAGTAGCGAGAAATATCTTATCTCAAAAAGCATTAGATCCATTTAACGGTGGCGAAATTTCACCAGGACCAGAAGTTCAAACAGATGAAGAAATTCTTGAATGGGTTAAACGTGATGGTGAAACTGCATTACACCCATCATGTAGTTGTAGAATGGGTCCTAAATCAGACGAAATGTCAGTTGTAGACCCTAACACATTCAAAGTACATGGTATGGAAAATTTACGTGTCGTTGACGCTTCAGTGATGCCACGTACGACAAATGGTAACATCCATTCTCCAGTATTAATGTTAGCAGAAAGAGCTGCTGACGTTATCCGTGGTAAGAAACCACTTGAACCAGAATATGTAGATTTCTATCGTCATGGTGTACATGACAAAGACGCAGGTACAATGAAATAA